A section of the Candidatus Thioglobus autotrophicus genome encodes:
- the rpmE gene encoding 50S ribosomal protein L31 codes for MKTDIHPNYDAVKVVCSCGNTFDTRSTVGKEELHLDVCSSCHPFYTGKQKIMDSAGRVEKFKSRFGAFKR; via the coding sequence ATGAAAACAGATATTCATCCTAATTACGACGCCGTTAAAGTAGTTTGCTCATGCGGTAATACATTCGATACTCGCTCAACGGTAGGCAAAGAAGAATTACACCTAGATGTATGTTCAAGCTGTCATCCTTTTTACACAGGTAAGCAAAAAATTATGGACAGTGCTGGTCGTGTCGAGAAGTTTAAATCACGTTTTGGTGCATTCAAGCGATAA
- a CDS encoding heavy metal translocating P-type ATPase → MSNTCFHCGLEVTSHNRIQANIEQAPQDFCCAGCASVCQIIHQSGLGAFYSQQTSSMLPAVTLEYPLEFYDAPAFQQPFLESAPEGEKIITLISDTIHCAACVWLIEKALNSLTGVNWVRANLTDKRIRLSWNEGDIQLSQIMQRLADLGYSAMPFEQNIAEQLANRSNKAMLYKIGFAAFTMMNLLWISIALYTGASEGKYHQYFQWLGFALATPTLFYSGSGFLKSAYTGLRNGLMNMDVPISIGALTTYFYSVYVLLGFSAKGEVYFDTVVNFIFVILIGRYLESSAKKSSISASSSLQQLQPKVALVIKDKDEIITPIAAININDQVLIRPGERIPVDGYVRSGASDTDESLLSGESRPVAKKIGDEVFAGSVNGQGALEIVVSQTLKQSVLGKIVSLVENTQHNKSAVVCSIDRIIPYFVGVTIFLALATFVYWYPEDFDLALLSATSVLIITCPCAFGLATPMSIAVASGAAIKEKMLIKNSDTLEVLNQVDWVVFDKTGTLTLGEFKVEQVVYSPAQQQAKKSDLMQIMASIEKYSEHPLAQAIVVENQQALLTTNDFQSTPGQGVSASIDGVAYKIGKLSFVDSSQQVDADMLKNSQQIELQGSSCIWCSTQDQVLGFVALSDQIKADAKATIAQLLATGKQVSILSGDSQVVTQKVADYLGIKHVVAQALPEDKASYIKQLQQQHQVLMIGDGVNDAPALVQADTSMAIGSGSDVSVNHADVVLLKSTLSPILAMITLAQRTSRTIKQNITFALLYNALMVPLAMMAKVTPLFAAIAMPISSLIVIGNAARLRKK, encoded by the coding sequence ATGAGTAACACGTGTTTTCATTGCGGACTGGAAGTCACTAGCCATAACCGCATTCAGGCAAATATTGAGCAGGCGCCCCAAGATTTTTGTTGTGCTGGGTGCGCCAGTGTGTGTCAAATAATTCATCAAAGTGGCTTAGGTGCGTTTTATTCTCAGCAAACTAGTTCGATGTTACCTGCGGTGACACTCGAGTATCCGCTTGAGTTTTATGACGCGCCAGCTTTTCAGCAGCCTTTTTTAGAATCTGCACCCGAGGGTGAAAAAATTATCACCTTAATTAGCGACACCATTCACTGCGCGGCGTGTGTATGGCTGATTGAAAAAGCCCTTAACTCTTTGACGGGTGTGAACTGGGTGCGCGCCAATTTAACCGACAAACGCATTCGACTTAGTTGGAATGAGGGCGATATTCAGCTGTCTCAGATTATGCAACGTTTGGCAGATTTGGGCTATAGTGCCATGCCATTTGAGCAAAATATAGCGGAGCAGCTCGCCAATAGATCGAACAAAGCCATGCTATATAAGATTGGATTTGCCGCCTTTACCATGATGAATTTATTGTGGATTTCTATTGCCCTGTATACCGGCGCTAGCGAAGGTAAGTATCATCAGTATTTTCAGTGGTTAGGATTTGCCTTGGCGACACCTACGCTGTTTTACTCAGGCTCTGGATTTTTAAAAAGTGCTTATACTGGGCTTAGAAACGGCCTGATGAATATGGATGTGCCGATTAGCATTGGCGCATTGACGACGTATTTTTACTCGGTCTATGTACTGCTCGGCTTCTCTGCTAAAGGCGAGGTGTATTTTGATACGGTGGTGAATTTTATTTTCGTCATTTTGATTGGACGCTACCTAGAAAGTTCAGCCAAAAAATCCTCTATTTCAGCGTCTAGCTCACTGCAACAATTACAACCAAAAGTCGCGTTAGTGATTAAAGATAAAGACGAAATTATCACTCCAATTGCCGCGATTAATATTAATGACCAGGTGTTAATTAGACCGGGTGAGCGCATTCCAGTTGATGGCTATGTACGCTCAGGCGCAAGCGATACCGATGAATCGCTACTCAGTGGCGAATCTAGGCCTGTGGCTAAAAAGATAGGTGATGAAGTATTTGCCGGTTCGGTGAATGGCCAAGGCGCTTTAGAGATTGTGGTGAGCCAAACACTCAAACAATCTGTGCTGGGTAAGATTGTGAGTTTGGTTGAAAACACTCAACATAATAAAAGTGCTGTGGTTTGTAGTATCGATCGAATTATTCCGTATTTTGTTGGCGTGACTATATTTCTCGCGCTTGCCACTTTTGTTTATTGGTATCCAGAAGACTTTGACTTAGCCTTATTAAGCGCGACTAGCGTGCTGATTATTACCTGCCCTTGTGCTTTTGGATTGGCCACGCCAATGAGTATTGCGGTGGCGAGCGGTGCGGCTATTAAAGAAAAAATGCTGATTAAAAATAGCGATACGTTAGAGGTGCTAAATCAGGTTGATTGGGTTGTTTTTGATAAAACCGGGACACTAACGTTGGGCGAGTTTAAGGTTGAACAGGTTGTCTATTCTCCCGCTCAACAGCAGGCTAAAAAATCTGATTTAATGCAAATTATGGCCAGCATTGAAAAATATTCAGAGCACCCTTTGGCGCAAGCCATCGTCGTTGAAAACCAACAGGCATTGTTAACAACGAACGACTTTCAATCCACGCCGGGCCAAGGTGTTAGTGCCAGTATTGATGGAGTTGCTTATAAAATCGGCAAATTGTCGTTTGTGGACAGCAGCCAACAGGTGGACGCTGACATGCTAAAAAATTCTCAACAAATTGAGTTGCAAGGCTCTAGTTGTATTTGGTGTTCGACTCAAGACCAGGTGCTGGGGTTTGTAGCCTTATCTGATCAGATTAAAGCAGATGCCAAAGCGACGATTGCCCAACTGTTAGCCACCGGAAAACAAGTTAGTATTCTGAGTGGTGATAGCCAAGTAGTGACACAAAAAGTGGCTGATTATTTAGGGATTAAGCATGTGGTGGCGCAAGCATTACCCGAGGATAAGGCAAGCTATATTAAGCAATTACAACAACAACATCAGGTATTAATGATTGGCGATGGGGTGAATGATGCACCGGCGTTAGTGCAGGCTGATACCAGTATGGCGATTGGCTCAGGTAGTGACGTGTCAGTTAATCATGCTGACGTGGTGTTGTTAAAATCAACTTTATCGCCAATTTTGGCCATGATTACCCTGGCTCAACGCACCAGTCGAACCATTAAACAAAATATTACTTTTGCTTTATTATATAACGCACTAATGGTGCCATTGGCGATGATGGCCAAGGTCACACCGCTGTTTGCCGCTATTGCTATGCCAATTAGTTCACTCATCGTGATTGGCAATGCGGCGCGTCTTCGAAAGAAATAA